The Enterobacter asburiae genomic sequence TTGCCAGCAGATATGCCGCATCTGCGACGGCGATCCGGTCATCAATGATATAAAGGGTTAACGTACTGAAACGCTTGCGTAAATGCGTCGCCAGCGCCCACCCCTTTTCATTGCAAACCAGATACAGGCTGCCTTGCCAGCGGGCTGCTTCCAGTTTGAGCAAAATGTTTATCAGCGCCTGATGCGTGGCCGCCACGGAAAAACGGCAGCGCACAACAAGCACGCGGCGGCTAAGCAGCGCTGGCTGCCATTGCACGGTGTCGCTTTGGACCTCTGGCTGAACGCCCCGACGCAGCAGCGCGTAGCGCAACCCTTCGGCGTAAAATCGATTATTATCGAGAATGGCGTAACTCACGGTGACCTCGTTATAACGTGCTGGGCGTATAGATAACGCGCAGCGTGCCGGTATAGTCGCCCGCGTTTTTGCTGCTGGCGGCAAACGCGGGGGTTTTCAGGATAATAGGGGCAGGGATGCACAGTACGCTCTCGCGTCCGCCGGGCAGCACGACCTGACGCAGATACTGCGGATCGTTTGTGCCTTGCCAGACCAGGGTTTTACCGTTCGCGACGGTTTCGGTTGCGCCTGTTATTGGATTGGTGACGGAGACCCGATAATCGAGACGATCCCGCGTATCGGTCTGGCTACCGCCGCGTCGCCTGATAGAAAACGCGCCTTCGGCACGGTCCGCAGACGTGACTCCGTCGTCTTCAAACCGAAGGTAGGCGCGGGTGCTGGTGCTGTTATTACCGTCGTACAGGCACATATCCAGCGAGTTTTCACCCTGGATTTCACTGCCACCCGGCCGCCCCGGGAAGTTGGTCAGGTTGAGGTTAACGATGGGCGTTGAGTGCGGAAATGCCGGCAGATAAATTTGCTGATTACCCGGATCGACCACCTCAATGCGAATGTTGGCCTGCCACCGGGCGATAGTGAGATAGCCAGGGCATCCGACGTTTACGTCATTGAAGTTCCCGCCACAGTCGGCGCTCCCCCATTGACGCAGGTTCTGCTTAAGCGTTGCGGTCCAGATCCCCGGCAGGGCGAGCTTATCCAGTTCGCTTTTCACAATATAGAAATCGAAGTAGGGCTCTCTGTTCCAGTCAGCGATTGTGGCCGTTCCCCCTGTCACAAAGCTGGCAAAGATAAACACTTTATTGTTGATAAACATGTAGTGATCGCCATACACCTTGATATCCACCGTCTTGCTGGTGAGGGCATGCGTGAAACGTAAATTGATGGCATAGGGCGCGGCCGGGTTACCCGAGAACCAGACCGGAGAGTTCATGCAGGCCCCGTACGTTGCGTCGGTCCGGGACTGACAGGTCAGGGTATTACGTCCCCACTTTTGCGGGTCGGCGACGTCAAAGCCGCCCGATTCATGAAACCAGATATCGAAACGCGCAGGCGGTGCCGTGCGATCGAAGCTGATCCCAACGCTGGTGTTGCGTCCCGCAGGGGCGCCCGCCAGCGTCTGGCCTGTCCACAGGCTTAAGAACAGTAAAATAAAGAAGCACTTAATCACATCATTTCCCTTTAGTGAAGTTGTCGGCGTTCATGGCGGTCGGGCTGACTGGGGTCGTTCGTCCGGCCAGCATCAGCTGTGCCTGCTGCTGGACGGCATCCGGCAGGGCGGAGAAGGTTAATTCCCGGCAAGGAATTGAGCCGACATAGCGCACCACGTCGCGCATACTTTTCACGTTGAGTTCGCACTGATAAAACTGCTGCTGTCGCACCAGGTAGAGGTTATGCAGCAGGGCATCGCTCTGGGCGCTGAATCCGCCGTTGCCGAGATCGCTCCAGCCGTTAACGTTCAGCGGCACGCCACCGATAAACGGCGAATGATGCTCGTCGGTCAACTGGCCGAGCCAGGTGTAGCTTGCGGTGGTTTGCACATCCCGACGCAGCAGTTTGCCCGGCACCATAAACAGCGTTCTGCTGCCTGAACCTTGCGTGATCTCACTGCTGGCCCCCCGGGATACGTCCAGCGATTCGTTAATCGTCAACGTTGTCTGCTGGTAGCCCGGCACTGCGAAGAGGGCGCGGCTATTGCCCGGAATGTCTGCGCTCCCGCTGTTATCCAGCGACACGGCAACGCTCGGAGCCTGGGTATCTTCCGGTGTGGCAACGTTAACCGCGACGGCGGAAGCAGGACGACCGTCGCTCCAGCGGCCGAGCCACAGGCCAGAACGCGACAGCGCAAGGGTCGTGCTGTAGTTGCCGCTGCTGCTCAGCGTATGGCGCCTGTCCTGACGATCCCAGGCGTCGCTGACGGTCAGACTGCCGTTGCCGTATCGCCCGCCCTGGCGCGTATAGGCTGAGGTATTCAGCGAGTCGCTGTTAATGCCCGACGCGCTCAGACCGTACTCGTTTTCACCGCGTGCATCGGCGTACCAGTTATGCGCTACGTTGTAGCTCAGCTGATTTTTTTCACGCTGCTGATGCTGCCAGGTCGCGCCCATAGAGGTATAGCTCGACGCATCACCCTGACGGTTATGCGCCATGGACAGGCTCACGCTCAGGTAGCCGCCTTTGTCCCTGCCGTCGCGGGCGTCATCGTTACGCATGAACAGGTTAATGCTGCTGTTAATGTTGAGGCCTCGGGTACTAAAGGCATTGCTCAGGCCTCCCTGCCAGGCCCGCGAGCGCGAGCGGGTCATATAGACCGATTCCCACGGCAAACCCGCATCGTGGCGATCGTCGCTATCCGGCAGCTCCCGACGTGAAACGTAACGTCCTTCGTTACGGTTATCCGAATACCCGAGGCTCGCATACCAGGCGCCGACAGGGACGGAAAACATCACCGAGAGGGTGCGATAACAGCCGTTCACGGCGTCAAACCCCGCGCTTCGGGTGTTGCAGTTTTCCGCTGATAGCGCGTTGCGATAGAGGCTCAGTGAAAAACCGTCGTTGTAGCTGATTTGCTGAATATTGCCGCGCTGGCCTTCGCTGCCGTAAAGGTAGCTAAACCGGGTACTCAGCACGCCGTCGATCGGGCCCGCGTTGAAGCCCCGGCTCCAGTCGAGCGCATTTTCCAGGAAGCGCTGGTTTTTCTTTATCGTTGCTCCGCTGGTAAGCGCTAAGGTCGGGGTGACGGGCAGGCGTACGCCCGCCTGCGCAACCGCGCTGCGTTCTTCGTTTTGATCGCTATTGTCGGTTTCACCCGCCTGCAGGAACCACTCGACGCGGTCAAATGGCGTAATGCCGGTTCGGGTAAACGGCACCTGCTCGGTACGCGTCAGCCAGTTATTTTCATAGACCGACAGCGTGACGGTGTAGCTCCCGTCCGGAAACGAGCGCGTGTCCAGGGTTTGCGCCCCGGCATTCAGGTAAAAGCTGGCCAGCAGCTGATTGCCACGGCGGGCGTCGATACGCGCGTCATGGGAAAGCAGCACGGTGACAGGGGTTCCCTTTGACCGCTGAATCGGATTAATCCACGCCCGTGTTGAACCCGTGCGCAGACCGCGAATTTTGCCCAGCGGCAGCTGGCTGAGGTTGATATTTCCGCCAGCATTACTGAACAGATCGCGGGTATCCATCTCGCCCAGCTGGACATAGTACTGACGCAAGAGATCCTGGCGGAACCAGGCGTTGTTGACGGTTATCTCCTGCTGCTGCTGACGCCGTGAACGTTGTCCCAGCCAGGTCCAGTCGAGGTTAACATAGCCGTCCTGCGTGAGCGCCAGCGCGCCGTTGCCCTGCACGGTGGCCGACTGATAATCCCTGTCGGCAACGAAGTTAACATTCTGCTGATGGACCAGCGCATTTTCGGTGTCCTGCGTGGGCTGATACCACTGATTTTCCGCGGTGGCTTTAGGCAGAAATTTCTTGTCCAAAAACAGGCTAATACGGGCGTTATTCTCGTCAAAGATAATGGCCGCGCGGTCGGTATTAATGTAATCGCAGCCCGTTGCGGAGCCGTTGCTGCTGCAGGCCAGGTTGCCGTTACGGGCAAGCGGAACGGCCAGCGCGGCAGACACGGTGCCAACGAGAGCAGGGTCGTCGTTAAACCGTCGTTTGATGGCCGCTACAACGGTTTCAGGTGCGACAAAACTGACCGTTTCAAGCGTGATATCCGTTTCAAAAAGTCCAAGCGACTCGCCGTAGAGGTTGACCTCTGTCCACAGGCGCTGCGTTTTCGCCAGATCTTCAAAACCTGCCGGGACGGCCATCCCGGCGCAGGCGAGTTGGATGGATGCGGGTAACAAAGCAACAAAGAGGAGAGTATTTCTGTGAAACGCCATGAACGAGCCTCGACATCATCCTGACGTCAGAGGGCGGGCACCCTCTGACGTTATTCCTTAGGTGCTATGGTGTTACGCACCGCCTTCCGTGGTAGTCGCCTGCGTCAGCATCAGGCTGACAACGCCGCTGTACTGACCGGTTTTCAGAATGCCTTTGGTGGTCTGAGAAATGGTCAGCGGCAGTACCGCTGAACCGTTTTCGATGCTCCCCGGGAACAGTTCAGTACCGGTATATTCAACATCGGCTGTAGAGAGGGTTTTATCGCCCAGCTTCACCGTCATTGGGATGGTCTCAGCACCGTCGGCATTTGCCAGCTTCGCGGCGCTCACCAGACGCACTTTCACATTGCTGGTGGCGGAGTTAGACCATACCTTGGTATTCAGGCGGTAGCTTTCCAGACCGCGGCCAGGCAGGTACTGCATATCGATGCTTGCTGGCAGCGGCGTGTTATCGGCCTGGGTCATGTCCAGCTGTGAATCAACGCTGGCGTTGACGGTAATATCTTTTTGGATCGCCAGCGCGCTAACGGACGTGGTCATCGCGGCAACAATCATCAGAGGTTTAAAGTACTTACGCATTGATATCTCCATATTTATAAATGAGCACCCTGGCTCTTTAAACAAACCCTTTGGGGGGGCTTTACGGTAACGTCGTGTTATTGCACGACGGGTAAATCAGCTTCTTCAGCGGTTTTATTCACCCAGTTGAAGTAGCGGAATTTATATTTCTGGCCTTGTGTCTTTGTGAGCGTTTTTAATTTCCGTTCGGTGTC encodes the following:
- a CDS encoding LuxR C-terminal-related transcriptional regulator — encoded protein: MSYAILDNNRFYAEGLRYALLRRGVQPEVQSDTVQWQPALLSRRVLVVRCRFSVAATHQALINILLKLEAARWQGSLYLVCNEKGWALATHLRKRFSTLTLYIIDDRIAVADAAYLLAKEPRRVRSLDCCLTGLEFNVLDLMLTGLPVRHIAIVTRMSEKQVSTHKCNALKKLNANNLLQLLL
- a CDS encoding TcfC E-set like domain-containing protein, with protein sequence MAFHRNTLLFVALLPASIQLACAGMAVPAGFEDLAKTQRLWTEVNLYGESLGLFETDITLETVSFVAPETVVAAIKRRFNDDPALVGTVSAALAVPLARNGNLACSSNGSATGCDYINTDRAAIIFDENNARISLFLDKKFLPKATAENQWYQPTQDTENALVHQQNVNFVADRDYQSATVQGNGALALTQDGYVNLDWTWLGQRSRRQQQQEITVNNAWFRQDLLRQYYVQLGEMDTRDLFSNAGGNINLSQLPLGKIRGLRTGSTRAWINPIQRSKGTPVTVLLSHDARIDARRGNQLLASFYLNAGAQTLDTRSFPDGSYTVTLSVYENNWLTRTEQVPFTRTGITPFDRVEWFLQAGETDNSDQNEERSAVAQAGVRLPVTPTLALTSGATIKKNQRFLENALDWSRGFNAGPIDGVLSTRFSYLYGSEGQRGNIQQISYNDGFSLSLYRNALSAENCNTRSAGFDAVNGCYRTLSVMFSVPVGAWYASLGYSDNRNEGRYVSRRELPDSDDRHDAGLPWESVYMTRSRSRAWQGGLSNAFSTRGLNINSSINLFMRNDDARDGRDKGGYLSVSLSMAHNRQGDASSYTSMGATWQHQQREKNQLSYNVAHNWYADARGENEYGLSASGINSDSLNTSAYTRQGGRYGNGSLTVSDAWDRQDRRHTLSSSGNYSTTLALSRSGLWLGRWSDGRPASAVAVNVATPEDTQAPSVAVSLDNSGSADIPGNSRALFAVPGYQQTTLTINESLDVSRGASSEITQGSGSRTLFMVPGKLLRRDVQTTASYTWLGQLTDEHHSPFIGGVPLNVNGWSDLGNGGFSAQSDALLHNLYLVRQQQFYQCELNVKSMRDVVRYVGSIPCRELTFSALPDAVQQQAQLMLAGRTTPVSPTAMNADNFTKGK
- a CDS encoding CS1 type fimbrial major subunit translates to MRKYFKPLMIVAAMTTSVSALAIQKDITVNASVDSQLDMTQADNTPLPASIDMQYLPGRGLESYRLNTKVWSNSATSNVKVRLVSAAKLANADGAETIPMTVKLGDKTLSTADVEYTGTELFPGSIENGSAVLPLTISQTTKGILKTGQYSGVVSLMLTQATTTEGGA
- a CDS encoding CfaE/CblD family pilus tip adhesin; translation: MIKCFFILLFLSLWTGQTLAGAPAGRNTSVGISFDRTAPPARFDIWFHESGGFDVADPQKWGRNTLTCQSRTDATYGACMNSPVWFSGNPAAPYAINLRFTHALTSKTVDIKVYGDHYMFINNKVFIFASFVTGGTATIADWNREPYFDFYIVKSELDKLALPGIWTATLKQNLRQWGSADCGGNFNDVNVGCPGYLTIARWQANIRIEVVDPGNQQIYLPAFPHSTPIVNLNLTNFPGRPGGSEIQGENSLDMCLYDGNNSTSTRAYLRFEDDGVTSADRAEGAFSIRRRGGSQTDTRDRLDYRVSVTNPITGATETVANGKTLVWQGTNDPQYLRQVVLPGGRESVLCIPAPIILKTPAFAASSKNAGDYTGTLRVIYTPSTL